Proteins encoded together in one Coffea arabica cultivar ET-39 chromosome 2c, Coffea Arabica ET-39 HiFi, whole genome shotgun sequence window:
- the LOC113725523 gene encoding beta-glucuronosyltransferase GlcAT14A, with protein sequence MPMAILFKQIPLFTVLPLSLLSLFLLFRLLANHQPHRFSQLPKPFPPPPKVAYFISGTNNDGPRIFRLLQATYHPRNYYLLHLDRRASDKQRDRLARIVGSVEIFVAAGNVNVMKKSNPVNEEGSSPLALILHGAAILSRWKKDWDWFVNLAASDYPLIPQDDFLHILSYLPRELNFIEHETNITMQEYQRITDVIVDPRLYLQSAGRMFMGSEKRTIPNAFRFLTGSPHVILNHKLVQFALLGWENFPRILLLYFSNTRLSHKAYFQTLACNSEFSRTVINSNLRYTDCNSPCSESRQSGRPMDFGRMLASGAAFAGNFSVNDPIMDVIDSVVLNRGKGMPAPGAWCLGRSWSGRVSCSEWGDVDILRPGPAARRFKLLLLKLMKSKSFRSDFT encoded by the exons ATGCCAATGGCAATCCTCTTCAAGCAAATTCCCCTCTTCACTGTCCTCCCCCTCTCCCTTCTCTCCCTCTTCCTACTCTTCCGCCTACTCGCCAACCACCAACCCCACCGTTTTTCCCAGCTACCAAAACCCTTTCCTCCACCGCCTAAAGTGGCCTACTTCATTTCCGGCACTAACAATGATGGCCCAAGAATCTTCAGGCTTCTTCAAGCCACATATCACCCAAGAAACTACTATCTGTTGCACCTTGACCGGCGTGCATCGGATAAGCAGAGGGATCGGCTTGCTAGAATTGTGGGTTCTGTTGAAATCTTCGTTGCAGCTGGGAATGTGAATGTTATGAAGAAGTCAAACCCGGTAAACGAAGAGGGCTCCTCTCCTCTTGCTTTGATTCTTCATGGTGCGGCTATTTTGTCGAGGTGGAAAAAAGACTGGGATTGGTTTGTTAACCTTGCTGCTTCCGATTATCCTCTCATTCCTCAGGATG ATTTTCTCCACATCTTGTCATATTTACCAAGAGAGTTGAATTTCATAGAACATGAGACTAACATCACCATGCAGGA ATATCAAAGGATTACCGACGTGATTGTTGATCCTCGCCTTTATCTTCAATCAGCAGGAAGAATGTTCATGGGCAGTGAAAAGCGTACGATACCAAATGCCTTCAGGTTTTTAACAG GTTCTCCACATGTGATTCTCAATCACAAACTCGTTCAGTTCGCACTCCTAGgatgggaaaattttccaaggaTACTTCTTTTGTACTTCTCAAATACTAGACTTTCTCACAAAGCCTATTTCCAGACCCTTGCTTGCAATTCAGAGTTCTCTCGCACTGTGATCAACTCAAATTTGCGATACACTGACTGCAACTCCCCTTGTTCCGAAAGCCGTCAGAGCGGAAGGCCTATGGATTTTGGCAGAATGCTCGCAAGCGGAGCAGcttttgctggaaatttttcaGTAAATGATCCAATTATGGATGTTATTGACTCGGTTGTGCTCAATCGTGGTAAAGGAATGCCTGCACCAGGCGCATGGTGCTTGGGAAGGTCATGGAGTGGCAGGGTTTCTTGCTCGGAATGGGGTGATGTTGATATATTGAGGCCTGGTCCAGCTGCAAGAAGGTTTAAGCTGCTGCTCCTTAAATTAATGAAGAGCAAATCATTCAGGTCCGACTTTACTTGA